A single Terriglobia bacterium DNA region contains:
- a CDS encoding biotin--[acetyl-CoA-carboxylase] ligase encodes MRPPAKLRVHDGALSDARLGRIVRLLADHAMVVVSGTKLAQEIAASRSEVWRLVQQLRRLGVRIVGRPATGYQIESMPDLMLPEFLAPALQGTIFAEHIHHYFRIGSTNAEAMNAAAAGSPDRATGRRSHAAGIPAPEGSVYVAEEQTAGRGRGGHGWHSARSAGIYCSVVLRPQVAPADVLMLSLAAGLAVRQGVEQVTGLRADLRWPNDLLLGGKKFCGILIEMNAEATRVRYAVVGMGINVNQETFPPSIAATSLRMESGRTWSRVELAAALLKSLDREYRRLPDAAARNQVRLRFEQSSSSARGRRVRVEEDGGYEGVTEGLDERGFLRVRTESGVRTVLSGGVREQD; translated from the coding sequence TTGCGGCCCCCGGCGAAACTGCGCGTCCACGACGGCGCGCTGAGCGACGCGCGGCTGGGCCGGATCGTGCGCCTGCTTGCCGACCACGCCATGGTGGTAGTGAGCGGCACCAAGCTGGCGCAGGAGATTGCGGCCAGCCGGTCGGAAGTCTGGCGCCTGGTGCAGCAGTTACGGCGGCTGGGCGTGCGCATCGTCGGCCGTCCTGCGACGGGATACCAGATCGAAAGCATGCCTGACCTGATGCTGCCCGAATTTCTTGCGCCCGCACTCCAGGGCACCATCTTTGCCGAGCACATTCATCATTACTTCCGCATCGGCTCCACCAACGCGGAAGCGATGAACGCCGCCGCCGCAGGTTCGCCTGACCGCGCCACCGGGCGAAGATCGCACGCGGCGGGGATCCCGGCGCCTGAGGGCAGCGTGTACGTGGCCGAGGAGCAGACGGCGGGCCGCGGCCGCGGAGGTCACGGGTGGCACTCGGCGCGCTCGGCGGGAATCTACTGCTCGGTCGTCTTGCGCCCGCAGGTCGCGCCGGCCGATGTGCTCATGCTTTCCCTGGCGGCTGGACTCGCGGTGCGCCAAGGGGTCGAACAGGTGACCGGCTTGCGCGCCGATTTGCGCTGGCCCAACGACCTGCTGCTCGGCGGCAAGAAATTCTGCGGCATCCTCATCGAGATGAATGCCGAGGCCACGCGCGTGCGCTACGCGGTTGTGGGCATGGGCATCAACGTCAACCAGGAGACGTTTCCTCCCAGCATCGCAGCGACGTCGTTGCGGATGGAGAGCGGGAGAACGTGGTCGCGGGTGGAACTGGCGGCCGCTTTGCTAAAATCGCTCGACCGCGAGTACCGCCGGCTTCCCGATGCTGCGGCGCGCAACCAGGTGCGGCTGCGCTTTGAACAGAGTTCTTCGTCGGCCCGTGGGCGGCGCGTGCGGGTCGAGGAAGACGGCGGTTACGAGGGAGTCACCGAAGGCCTGGATGAGCGCGGGTTTTTGCGGGTGCGGACGGAGTCCGGCGTAAGGACAGTGCTTTCGGGGGGAGTGAGGGAACAGGATTAA